From a single Nicotiana tabacum cultivar K326 chromosome 8, ASM71507v2, whole genome shotgun sequence genomic region:
- the LOC107805141 gene encoding transcription factor GAMYB isoform X1 yields MIMTSESDDRMTSNVGVDSPSVEEACGGGNTGGGLPLKKGPWTSAEDAILVDYVTKHGEGNWNAVQKHSGLARCGKSCRLRWANHLRPDLKKGAFTPEEERRIIELHAKMGNKWARMAADLPGRTDNEIKNYWNTRIKRRQRAGLPVYPPDICFQAISENKQNEELGAFSSTDAQYPDFLPMNNYEIPAVEFKNLEFNQQLCPPPLLDIPSGSLLDIPARSLLAQGLNSAYYSRSFLSTVHPTKRMRGSESVFSGLNDDSSPLKNDDSFPSCHKYQNDGSLLAQSLGFSSSYYRNLTSDHHPASLGVIPGSHAHLNGNSSSSEPSRAKKLELPSLQSQMASWGLSSSPLPSLESVDTLIQSPPTDQTESCNLSPRNSGLLDAVLYEAQTMRASKNNLQQESSGDVVDNSCPDLHETGWETYGDPISPLGHSAASVFSEYTPTSGSSSEEPQLVTMPGCKVKQEKFDFGPYDGKDDASNPIFSRPDYLLDSNCFSPMQNYVRTIWR; encoded by the exons ATGATTATGACAAGTGAAAGCGATGACAGGATGACATCAAATGTTGGTGTGGATTCGCCATCTGTCGAAGAAGCCTGTGGTGGAGGAAATACCGGAGGAGGTCTACCACTAAAAAAAGGCCCCTGGACTTCTGCAGAAGATGCAATTTTAGTGGATTACGTCACGAAACACGGTGAGGGGAACTGGAATGCCGTCCAGAAGCACTCAGGACTTGCTCGATGTGGTAAAAGTTGTCGTTTGCGGTGGGCCAATCACCTGAGACCAGATTTAAAGAAAGGCGCTTTCACTCCTGAGGAAGAGCGCCGCATAATTGAACTGCATGCTAAGATGGGAAACAAATGGGCACGAATGGCTGCTGAT TTGCCCGGGCGCACAGATAATGAGATAAAGAACTACTGGAATACCAGAATAAAGAGACGACAGCGTGCAGGCTTGCCAGTTTACCCTCCAGATATTTGTTTTCAGGCAATTAGCGAAAACAAGCAAAATGAGGAGTTGGGTGCATTCTCCTCTACAGATGCACAATATCCTGATTTCTTACCAATGAACAATTATGAGATTCCAGCAGTGGAGTTCAAAAATTTGGAATTCAATCAGCAGTTGTGTCCACCACCACTTCTTGATATTCCCTCTGGTAGCTTACTTGATATTCCTGCGAGAAGCCTGTTGGCACAGGGTCTTAATTCTGCCTATTATAGTCGGTCATTCCTCTCAACGGTGCATCCAACCAAGCGTATGCGAGGCTCCGAGTCTGTGTTCTCTGGTTTAAATGATGATTCTTCTCCATTAAAAAATGATGATTCTTTCCCAAGCTGCCATAAATATCAGAACGATGGTTCTTTGCTTGCTCAGTCCTTGGGGTTTTCATCTTCATATTATCGAAATCTAACATCTGATCATCACCCGGCATCCTTGGGTGTAATTCCTGGCAGCCATGCCCATTTAAATGGCAACTCCTCTTCTTCAGAGCCCTCACGGGCAAAGAAGCTCGAGCTCCCTTCACTCCAAAGTCAGATGGCAAGTTGGGGCTTATCTTCTTCCCCTCTTCCTTCACTCGAGTCCGTTGATACTTTGATTCAGTCCCCTCCAACTGACCAGACTGAATCATGCAATCTGTCACCTAGGAACAGCGGTCTGTTGGACGCTGTACTTTATGAAGCACAAACTATGAGAGCTTCAAAGAATAACTTGCAGCAGGAGAGTTCCGGTGATGTGGTGGATAATTCATGTCCAGATCTCCATGAGACTGGGTGGGAAACATATGGTGATCCAATCTCTCCTTTAGGTCATTCTGCTGCATCTGTGTTTAGTGAATACACCCCTACTAGTGGAAGCTCATCAGAGGAGCCCCAGTTAGTGACGATGCCAG GTTGCAAGGTTAAGCAGGAGAAGTTTGACTTCGGGCCCTATGATGGGAAGGATGACGCCTCAAACCCGATCTTTTCCAGGCCAGACTACTTGCTTGACTCCAATTGTTTCAGTCCTATGCAGAACTATGTGAGAACCATTTGGCGCTGA
- the LOC107805141 gene encoding transcription factor GAMYB isoform X2, whose product MTSNVGVDSPSVEEACGGGNTGGGLPLKKGPWTSAEDAILVDYVTKHGEGNWNAVQKHSGLARCGKSCRLRWANHLRPDLKKGAFTPEEERRIIELHAKMGNKWARMAADLPGRTDNEIKNYWNTRIKRRQRAGLPVYPPDICFQAISENKQNEELGAFSSTDAQYPDFLPMNNYEIPAVEFKNLEFNQQLCPPPLLDIPSGSLLDIPARSLLAQGLNSAYYSRSFLSTVHPTKRMRGSESVFSGLNDDSSPLKNDDSFPSCHKYQNDGSLLAQSLGFSSSYYRNLTSDHHPASLGVIPGSHAHLNGNSSSSEPSRAKKLELPSLQSQMASWGLSSSPLPSLESVDTLIQSPPTDQTESCNLSPRNSGLLDAVLYEAQTMRASKNNLQQESSGDVVDNSCPDLHETGWETYGDPISPLGHSAASVFSEYTPTSGSSSEEPQLVTMPGCKVKQEKFDFGPYDGKDDASNPIFSRPDYLLDSNCFSPMQNYVRTIWR is encoded by the exons ATGACATCAAATGTTGGTGTGGATTCGCCATCTGTCGAAGAAGCCTGTGGTGGAGGAAATACCGGAGGAGGTCTACCACTAAAAAAAGGCCCCTGGACTTCTGCAGAAGATGCAATTTTAGTGGATTACGTCACGAAACACGGTGAGGGGAACTGGAATGCCGTCCAGAAGCACTCAGGACTTGCTCGATGTGGTAAAAGTTGTCGTTTGCGGTGGGCCAATCACCTGAGACCAGATTTAAAGAAAGGCGCTTTCACTCCTGAGGAAGAGCGCCGCATAATTGAACTGCATGCTAAGATGGGAAACAAATGGGCACGAATGGCTGCTGAT TTGCCCGGGCGCACAGATAATGAGATAAAGAACTACTGGAATACCAGAATAAAGAGACGACAGCGTGCAGGCTTGCCAGTTTACCCTCCAGATATTTGTTTTCAGGCAATTAGCGAAAACAAGCAAAATGAGGAGTTGGGTGCATTCTCCTCTACAGATGCACAATATCCTGATTTCTTACCAATGAACAATTATGAGATTCCAGCAGTGGAGTTCAAAAATTTGGAATTCAATCAGCAGTTGTGTCCACCACCACTTCTTGATATTCCCTCTGGTAGCTTACTTGATATTCCTGCGAGAAGCCTGTTGGCACAGGGTCTTAATTCTGCCTATTATAGTCGGTCATTCCTCTCAACGGTGCATCCAACCAAGCGTATGCGAGGCTCCGAGTCTGTGTTCTCTGGTTTAAATGATGATTCTTCTCCATTAAAAAATGATGATTCTTTCCCAAGCTGCCATAAATATCAGAACGATGGTTCTTTGCTTGCTCAGTCCTTGGGGTTTTCATCTTCATATTATCGAAATCTAACATCTGATCATCACCCGGCATCCTTGGGTGTAATTCCTGGCAGCCATGCCCATTTAAATGGCAACTCCTCTTCTTCAGAGCCCTCACGGGCAAAGAAGCTCGAGCTCCCTTCACTCCAAAGTCAGATGGCAAGTTGGGGCTTATCTTCTTCCCCTCTTCCTTCACTCGAGTCCGTTGATACTTTGATTCAGTCCCCTCCAACTGACCAGACTGAATCATGCAATCTGTCACCTAGGAACAGCGGTCTGTTGGACGCTGTACTTTATGAAGCACAAACTATGAGAGCTTCAAAGAATAACTTGCAGCAGGAGAGTTCCGGTGATGTGGTGGATAATTCATGTCCAGATCTCCATGAGACTGGGTGGGAAACATATGGTGATCCAATCTCTCCTTTAGGTCATTCTGCTGCATCTGTGTTTAGTGAATACACCCCTACTAGTGGAAGCTCATCAGAGGAGCCCCAGTTAGTGACGATGCCAG GTTGCAAGGTTAAGCAGGAGAAGTTTGACTTCGGGCCCTATGATGGGAAGGATGACGCCTCAAACCCGATCTTTTCCAGGCCAGACTACTTGCTTGACTCCAATTGTTTCAGTCCTATGCAGAACTATGTGAGAACCATTTGGCGCTGA